The following are encoded together in the Equus quagga isolate Etosha38 chromosome 1, UCLA_HA_Equagga_1.0, whole genome shotgun sequence genome:
- the LOC124250455 gene encoding C-type lectin domain family 6 member A-like isoform X1, with amino-acid sequence MVQEGQSQGREKAAWWFQVRLWSVALISIALIAACFILSCVVTYFKCDRTGKKLSELQTHYSSLTCFSEGTRVSEKVWGCCPSTWKPFGSSCYFVSTEQNFWTKSEQNCVGMGAHLVVINTEAEQNFIIQQLNESLSYFLGLSDPQGNGNWQWIDKTPYKENVRLWHQNEPNFSAEECASIVFWNQRGWGWNDVFCDSSRHSICEMKKIYL; translated from the exons ATGGTGCAAGAAGGGCAATCTCAGGGTAGAG AGAAAGCAGCGTGGTGGTTCCAAGTGAGGCTCTGGTCTGTTGCTCTGATTTCCATAGCACTCATTGCTGCTTGTTTCATTTTGAGCTGTGTGG TGACTTATTTTAAATGTGACAGAACTGGCAAAAAGCTGTCTGAACTACAAACACATTATTCAAGTCTAACCTGTTTCAGTGAAGGGACAAGGGTGTCAG AAAAAGTCTGGGGATGCTGTCCAAGTACTTGGAAGCCATTTGGTTCCAGCTGCTATTTCGTTTCCACTGAACAAAATTTTTGGACCAAGAGTGAGCAGAACTGTGTGGGGATGGGGGCTCATTTGGTGGTGATCAACACAGAAGCAGAGCAG AATTTCATCATCCAGCAGCTGAATgaatctctttcttattttctgggaCTCTCAGATCCACAAGGCAATGGCAATTGGCAATGGATTGATAAGACACCTTACAAGGAAAATGTCAG ATTATGGCATCAGAATGAACCCAATTTTTCTGCAGAGGAATGTGCTTCAATAGTTTTCTGGAATCAGAGAGGATGGGGCTGGAATGATGTTTTCTGTGATTCTAGTAGGCATTCAATATGTGAGATGAAGAAGATCTACCTATGA
- the LOC124250455 gene encoding C-type lectin domain family 6 member A-like isoform X2 — protein MVQEGQSQGRVTYFKCDRTGKKLSELQTHYSSLTCFSEGTRVSEKVWGCCPSTWKPFGSSCYFVSTEQNFWTKSEQNCVGMGAHLVVINTEAEQNFIIQQLNESLSYFLGLSDPQGNGNWQWIDKTPYKENVRLWHQNEPNFSAEECASIVFWNQRGWGWNDVFCDSSRHSICEMKKIYL, from the exons ATGGTGCAAGAAGGGCAATCTCAGGGTAGAG TGACTTATTTTAAATGTGACAGAACTGGCAAAAAGCTGTCTGAACTACAAACACATTATTCAAGTCTAACCTGTTTCAGTGAAGGGACAAGGGTGTCAG AAAAAGTCTGGGGATGCTGTCCAAGTACTTGGAAGCCATTTGGTTCCAGCTGCTATTTCGTTTCCACTGAACAAAATTTTTGGACCAAGAGTGAGCAGAACTGTGTGGGGATGGGGGCTCATTTGGTGGTGATCAACACAGAAGCAGAGCAG AATTTCATCATCCAGCAGCTGAATgaatctctttcttattttctgggaCTCTCAGATCCACAAGGCAATGGCAATTGGCAATGGATTGATAAGACACCTTACAAGGAAAATGTCAG ATTATGGCATCAGAATGAACCCAATTTTTCTGCAGAGGAATGTGCTTCAATAGTTTTCTGGAATCAGAGAGGATGGGGCTGGAATGATGTTTTCTGTGATTCTAGTAGGCATTCAATATGTGAGATGAAGAAGATCTACCTATGA